From Micromonospora auratinigra:
TGCCAGCCGCCCTCGTCCGGCGCGCGCAGCGCGGCGGGCTCCCGGACCAGGCCGTGGTTGCGGAACCGGCGGGCCCGGGCCAGCAGCGCCGGGTCACCGGCGGCGACCGCCCCGCCCTCGGCGGTGGTGAGGTTCTTGGTCGGGAAGAACGAGAAGGTGGTCAGGTCGGCCAGCGACCCGACCGGCCGGTCGTGGTAGGCCGCCCCGATCGAGTGCGCGGCGTCGGCGAGCAGCAGCACGTCGCGGCCGAGGGCCGCCCGCAGCGCGTCGTAGTCGGCCGGGTGGCCCGCGTAGTCCACCGCGGACACCACCCGGGTACGCGGGGTGACCGCCGCCGCGGCGGCCGCCGGGTCGAGGGTGAACGTCTCCTCCTCGACGTCGGCGAAGACCACCGTCGCGCCGAGCGCCACGGCGGTGCTGGCGGTGGCGGCGAAGGTCATCGGCGGGACCACCACCTCGTCGCCCGGCCCCACCCCGGCGGCCGCGTACGCGGTGTGCAGCGCGGCGGTGCCGTTGGACACCACCGCGCAGCCGGCCCCGCCGGTCCAGCCCGCCAGGTCCTCCTCGAACGCGGTCACCTGCGGGCCGGTGGTGAGCCAGTCACCGCGCAGCACCTCGGCGACCGCGGCGACGTCCTCCTCCACCACGGACTGCCGGCCGTACGGCAGCAGCCCGGTCACGCCGCGATCCCCAGCAGCTCCCGCAACTGCTCCGGGCGCAGCCACTGGTCGTTGCTGTCCGACTGGTACGCGAACCCGTCCGGCACCGGCTCGCAGCCGGCCGGCGGCCGGTAGCCCCAGGTGGCGATGGTGGGCTGGACGATGTACCGGTCGGCGGCGCGCAGCGTCCGGCGGCTGTCGTCGGGGGCGATCATCTCCTCGTGCAGCTTCTCGCCGGGTCGGATGCCCACCTCGTGGGTGGTGGCGTCCGGGGCGACGGCCTCGACCAGGTCGAGGATGCGCATGCTGGGGATGCGCGGCACGAACAGCTCGCCGCCCTGCATCTGGTCGAACGAGTCCAGGACGAACCGGACCGCCTGATCCAGGGTGA
This genomic window contains:
- a CDS encoding DegT/DnrJ/EryC1/StrS family aminotransferase, with protein sequence MTGLLPYGRQSVVEEDVAAVAEVLRGDWLTTGPQVTAFEEDLAGWTGGAGCAVVSNGTAALHTAYAAAGVGPGDEVVVPPMTFAATASTAVALGATVVFADVEEETFTLDPAAAAAAVTPRTRVVSAVDYAGHPADYDALRAALGRDVLLLADAAHSIGAAYHDRPVGSLADLTTFSFFPTKNLTTAEGGAVAAGDPALLARARRFRNHGLVREPAALRAPDEGGWHQEVHEFGLNYRLPDVLCALGRSQLRRLGDFLAARARLVARYDEALADLPGVLRPARRSWARPAWHLYPVRILDGRRREVYDRMRAAGIGVQVNYLPVHWHPAFADLGYRRGSCPVAEAFYAQQLSLPLYPDLTDADQDRVVDALAAALRGTPVRTAA